In the genome of Candidatus Microbacterium phytovorans, one region contains:
- the rsmD gene encoding 16S rRNA (guanine(966)-N(2))-methyltransferase RsmD, with product MTRIIGGAAGSLTLLVPDAGTRPTSDRVRESLFGALEAADLLEGAAVADLYAGSGALGLEAVSRGAVSADLVERAARAATVAERNVRTVQRAVPAAALNVHRMTADAFLRAGTSAFDVVFIDPPYDIPEPELATTLELLAPRLRPDAVVIVERATRSPAPALPDSLVSSRSKRYGDTTLWWVSPR from the coding sequence ATGACGCGCATCATCGGCGGCGCCGCGGGGTCGCTGACGCTCCTCGTGCCTGACGCGGGTACGCGTCCGACGAGCGATCGCGTGAGGGAATCGCTCTTCGGCGCGCTCGAGGCTGCCGATCTGCTGGAAGGTGCCGCGGTGGCGGACCTCTATGCAGGGTCGGGAGCTCTCGGTCTGGAAGCGGTCAGCCGCGGCGCGGTCTCGGCAGACCTCGTCGAGCGCGCGGCGCGCGCGGCGACCGTCGCGGAGCGCAACGTCCGCACGGTGCAGCGCGCGGTCCCCGCTGCCGCGTTGAACGTCCACCGCATGACCGCCGACGCGTTCCTCCGGGCGGGTACCTCGGCATTCGACGTCGTCTTCATCGATCCGCCGTACGACATCCCCGAGCCGGAACTGGCCACCACCCTCGAACTGCTCGCGCCGCGCCTCAGGCCGGATGCCGTCGTCATCGTGGAGCGGGCCACGCGATCTCCCGCGCCCGCCCTTCCCGACAGCCTCGTCTCCTCGCGGAGCAAGCGCTACGGCGACACGACGCTGTGGTGGGTGTCGCCGCGCTGA
- a CDS encoding 1-acyl-sn-glycerol-3-phosphate acyltransferase, producing MLRRFVARVFWTFSRWSLRSEPAPRVPTVLIGAPHTSNWDFVLMLAIAWQLGIPVRWLGKDALFRGWRGPLMRRLGGIPVDRADAARVVGEVVERVRSGEVFGLVVTPDGTRGTNTYWKSGFYRIARETGMPVTLGYVDRTTMTTGLGPTIELTGDVGADMDRIRAFYADKAGLRPQLRTEPRLRSETNDAGTS from the coding sequence ATGCTCCGACGCTTCGTCGCCCGCGTGTTCTGGACGTTCAGCCGATGGTCACTCCGCTCGGAACCGGCTCCGCGCGTGCCCACCGTGCTCATCGGTGCACCGCATACGTCCAATTGGGACTTCGTGCTGATGCTGGCGATCGCGTGGCAGCTCGGCATCCCGGTCCGATGGCTCGGGAAGGACGCCCTCTTCCGCGGCTGGCGCGGCCCTCTCATGCGTCGCCTCGGGGGCATTCCGGTGGACCGCGCCGACGCGGCCAGGGTCGTCGGAGAGGTGGTCGAGCGTGTTCGCTCCGGCGAGGTCTTCGGTCTCGTCGTGACACCCGACGGAACACGTGGCACGAACACGTACTGGAAGAGCGGCTTCTATCGCATCGCGCGCGAGACGGGGATGCCGGTGACTCTCGGCTACGTCGACCGCACGACCATGACCACCGGCCTCGGCCCCACGATCGAGCTCACCGGCGACGTCGGCGCCGACATGGACCGGATCCGCGCCTTCTATGCCGACAAGGCGGGCCTTCGCCCGCAACTGCGGACGGAACCGCGCCTGCGCTCCGAGACGAACGACGCCGGCACGTCATGA
- the thiL gene encoding thiamine-phosphate kinase: MDPRHASDAGALVGDIAERDLLSHILQVLAGSSRAIVGPGDDAAVLAAPGGRVVVSTDTLVHGPDFRLAWSSGFDLGFKAAAVNLADIAAMGARPTALVVALAVPARTPVALVTELARGLRTACERLTIGCAVEGGDLTVSDTLTIAVTALGVLDGAPVLRSGARIGDTVAVAGELGAAARGLAVLFDRFRTEAGDPVPVDLDALNPAERADLDAQLRPEPPIALGPVAAAAGATAMMDVSDGLLLDATRLADASHVTIALQGVADGPALRGGEDHALLATFDPATPLPDGFRAIGRVVSRVDAAVTLDGIAVSGPGGWDPIRDWDAGRG; this comes from the coding sequence ATGGACCCCCGGCACGCCTCCGACGCCGGTGCGCTCGTGGGTGACATCGCCGAGCGCGACCTCCTGTCCCACATCCTGCAGGTGCTCGCCGGCTCCTCGCGGGCGATCGTGGGCCCCGGTGATGATGCGGCGGTGCTGGCGGCGCCGGGCGGCAGGGTCGTCGTGTCCACCGACACGCTGGTGCACGGACCGGACTTCCGGCTCGCGTGGTCGTCGGGATTCGACCTCGGGTTCAAGGCCGCCGCGGTGAACCTCGCCGACATCGCGGCGATGGGTGCACGCCCGACCGCTCTCGTCGTCGCGCTCGCGGTGCCCGCGCGGACGCCTGTCGCGCTGGTGACGGAGCTCGCGCGAGGGCTGCGCACGGCGTGCGAGCGACTGACGATCGGCTGCGCCGTCGAGGGCGGCGACCTCACGGTCTCCGACACGTTGACGATCGCGGTGACCGCGCTCGGCGTGCTCGACGGTGCACCCGTGCTCCGCAGTGGCGCCCGGATCGGCGACACCGTCGCCGTCGCCGGGGAGCTGGGCGCCGCGGCGCGCGGGCTGGCGGTGCTCTTCGATCGATTCCGCACCGAGGCGGGAGACCCGGTTCCGGTCGACCTGGACGCACTCAACCCTGCCGAGCGCGCGGATCTCGACGCTCAACTGCGACCCGAACCGCCGATTGCGCTCGGCCCCGTGGCAGCGGCCGCCGGCGCCACCGCAATGATGGACGTCTCCGACGGGCTGCTCCTCGATGCGACGCGACTCGCCGACGCGTCACACGTCACGATCGCCCTGCAGGGCGTCGCAGACGGACCCGCGTTGCGCGGGGGCGAGGACCACGCGCTGCTCGCGACGTTCGATCCCGCCACCCCTCTGCCGGACGGCTTCCGTGCCATCGGGCGGGTGGTCTCCCGGGTCGACGCGGCGGTGACCCTCGACGGCATCGCCGTTTCCGGGCCCGGCGGCTGGGACCCGATACGCGACTGGGATGCCGGTCGCGGCTGA
- a CDS encoding DUF3515 family protein, whose product MTPTRRSPVRAVRRSVAACGAAMLLASLLSACATTVSLQPAPAADSPDCAAVTVRLPATVDGQPRVWTDAQATGAWGAPSSVILTCGLEPPGPSTLQCQSVGGVDWLIDDSEAPRYRFTTFGRVPAVEVYLDYDVVSGNDVLSALSGAVGMLPSTDLECVDRPTD is encoded by the coding sequence GTGACTCCGACGCGCCGCTCCCCCGTGCGGGCCGTCCGACGAAGCGTGGCGGCATGCGGCGCAGCAATGCTCCTGGCATCCCTCCTCAGCGCGTGCGCCACGACGGTGTCTCTGCAACCCGCCCCCGCTGCAGACTCTCCCGATTGCGCGGCCGTGACCGTGCGGCTCCCGGCCACCGTCGACGGGCAGCCGCGCGTCTGGACCGACGCGCAGGCGACGGGCGCGTGGGGTGCGCCGAGCTCCGTCATCCTCACCTGCGGACTGGAGCCGCCGGGGCCGTCCACCCTGCAATGCCAGTCGGTGGGCGGCGTGGATTGGCTCATCGACGACAGCGAGGCGCCTCGCTACCGGTTCACGACCTTCGGCCGCGTCCCCGCCGTCGAGGTCTACCTCGACTACGACGTCGTCAGCGGAAACGACGTGCTGAGCGCATTGTCCGGCGCCGTCGGCATGCTTCCGTCGACCGACCTGGAATGCGTCGACCGCCCGACGGACTGA